The window CGGGTTCCCTCGCCTGCCGGCCCTCTTCTTCCAACGAGACAGCATGAGCATGACAGCCGCCGCGGACTTCCGCGCGATCGAGATCGCGCGCATCGACGACGACGACCGCCTTCGTCCAGTCGACGAGGCCTATGTGGCGATGATCGCCGCCTCCATGGCCGCGACCGGCCTGTCCGAGCCCATCATCGTGCGCCCGCATCCGACCGCGGAGGGCCGGTTCAAGCTCGTCGCTGGCGCGCACCGCCTCGCCGGCGGCCGGCTCAACGAATGGACCGAGATCCCTGCGATCGTCCGCGAGCTGGAAGACGCCGAGGCCCAGCTCGTCGAGATCGACGAGAACCTGATGCGGCGCGAGCTGGGACCGCTCGACCGGGCGATCTTCCTCGCCAAGCGCAAGGTTGTCTGGGAGGCGCTCTATCCGGCCACGAAGAACGGCGGCGACCCAAAAACCAAGAAAACTCTGCGGGATAGCCAGATGGCCAATTTGGCCATCCGGTTCTCGAAGGACGCAAGCGAGAAGACTGGCTTATCGGAGCGCTCGATCCGGCGCGCGACTAGCCTCGTCGCGTCCCTGACGCCTGACGCCCTTCGTCTCGCTCGTCAGACCTATCTCGCGCGCCATGGCGGCGACCTTGCGGCGCTCGCGGCGATGGACCCCGCCGAGCAGGTCGCCGCCGCCTCCAAGATCGCATCCGGCGAGATCAAGACGCTTTCGAGCTACCGGCCGGCGCCGAAGCGCCCGGCCGACGAGGTGCACTTCGAGAAGATGGTGGACCTCTGGAGCCGCACGGGCACGAAGGTTCGCCGACGCTTCCTCGCGCACATCGGCGTCGAAACGCCGAAGAAGCCGGCGCTCTCCGTCGCCAACGACGCCGCCGATCTGGACGAGGTCGGCTGACGTGACCAAGCGGCCCGCCTCCAAGCGCGCGACCGAGGGACAGGGAGACCTGTTCGTTCAGGCCGCCGACCTGTTCCCCGTTCGCCGCCCGGAGACCGGGCCGCGCGCCGTCGACCTCTCGGTCCGCGTGAAGACGGCCATGGGACAGGCGCTCAAGGAGTGCCCTGACAGCGCCACCGTCGTCGCGGCGCGCATGACCGAGATTTCCGGCCGCGAGATCACGGCCGACGCGCTCTACACCTACACGGCGCCCTCGAAGGAGCACGACATGGGCATCGTGCGCTTCGTCGCCTTCGTGCGCGCCACCGGGGCCACGTGGCTTTGGGATCTGCTGGTCGAGGACGACGGCCTCGTCGTGCTCGAGGGCCGCGAGGCGAAGCTCGCCCAGCTCGGCTACGTCGAGCAGGAGCAGCAGCGCCTGCAGGCGCTCTCCCGAGAGATCCGGAAAACCCTTCAGAAAGAACCCGTGTCCGTCGCCGTGCGCGCGCGTCGGGGGAGGCGTTGATGCGCGAGTGGGTCTCTGTCGCCGAGATCATTGCGCTTCGTCACCCGGCCCTGCCGGAGGATCGTCGCGGCGTCGACCGGATGGCGCTCGAGCGCGGCTGGCGCGCCGACGCGCAGCGCGCCCAGCTCGTGCCCGGCCGCGGTCGCGAGGGCGGCGAGTGGCGCTATCACGTCTCCCTCCTCCCCCTTGAGGTGCGCTCGGCGCTTCTCGCTGCTGGCATGGCCGAGGTGGCGGGCGCCGCCCCTCAGGCCGCTCCCGAAAGCCCTTCGAAGGCCCTTTGGGACCGCTTCGAGCGCCTGCCGCAGGCGCAGAAGGATGAGGCCCGGCGACGGCTCGCCGCGGTGGATCGCGTGGAAGTCCTTTCGCGGGACGCAACGCGGCAAGTCGCAGTCGCGACCGTCGCGGCCGAGGTCGGCGTCTCCATCCGGACGCTGTACGACTGGCTGAAGGTTGCTGACGACGTCCATCGCGGCGATCGCCTCGCCGCCTTGGCCCCTAAACATGCCGGGCGGACGGCCACGGCGGACTGCGACCCGCGCGCCTGGGACTTCCTCGTCGCGCTCTGGCTGCAGCCCGAACAGCGTGTCTTCGACAGCTGCGACCGGCGCATGCGCGAGGCCGCCGTCGAGCACGGCTGGTCCCCGATCCCGTCATCCAAGACGCTGAAGCGTCGGCTGGACCGCGACATCCCCCGCGCGGTTCAGGTGCTGGCGCGCAAGGGCGCTGACGCCGCCAAGGCGCTCTATCCGCATCAGACCCGCGACCGGACCGTCTTCCACGCCATGGAGGCGGTCAACGCGGACGGTCACATGTTCGACGTGTTCGTCAAATGGGCGGACGGCACGATCGCCCGGCCAACGATGGTCGCGGTGCAGGATCTCTACTCCGGCGTGATCGTCGGCCACCGGCTCGCCCGGTCGGAAAACTGGACCGCGGTCCGGCACGCCTTCGCCGACGCGATAGAGAGCTTTGGCGTTCCGGAACAGTGCTGGCTCGATAACGGCCGGGCCTTTGCTTCGAAGTGGCTGACCGGCGGTTCAAAGACCCGCTTCCGGTTCAAGATCCGCGACGACGAGCCCGCCGGCATCCTGACGTCGCTTGGCGTGAAGGTGCATTTCGCGACGCCCTATCACGGGCAGGCCAAGCCGATCGAACGCGCTTTCCGCGACCTTTGCGAGGAGATCGCCAAGCATCCGACCTGCGCCGGCGCCTACACCGGCAACTCGCCCATGGCGAAGCCGGACAATTACGGCTCGAAGGCCGTGCCGGAGGAGGCCTTCCGGGCGCTCGTCGCGACGGAGATCCGACGCCACAACGAGCGGCAGGGCCGCCGCACGAAGGTCGCCGCCGGCCGCAGCTTCTTCGACGCCTTCAAGGCGAGCCTTGAGAACGGCGCGCTCGTCCGAAAGGCGACCGCCGCGCAACGCCGCCTGTTCCTTATGGCGGCCGAGGGCGTCACCGCGCGGAAGAACAACGGCGAGATCCAGCTCGCGGGCAATCGGTACTGGGCCGACCCGATGTCGGAGTTCGCCGGCCGCAAGGTCATCGCGCGCTTCGACCCGGAAGACCTGCTCCTGCCGATCGCGGTCTACGCGACGGACGGCCGGTTCATCTGCGAGGCGTCCTGCTTCGAGGCCGAAGGCTTCAACGACATGGCGGCGGCGCAAGACCACGCCCGCCTGAAGCGGGCGTGGCTGCGCGCCCAGCGCGAGATGTTGAGCGCCGAGCGCCGGCTGTCGATCAGCGACGTCGCCGCGCTCATCCCGACCCCGACCCCCGAGCCCCTCCCGACGCCGTCCGTCGTGCGCCTTGTCGCGAACGGCGAGGCGCGGCCGGTCGAGCCGATCGGCGATCAGGAGAGCTGGTCGGGTTCCGAGAGCTTCAGCCGCGCGATGCGGATGCTCGGCGATAGCGCCGACGTCCTGCCGTTCGGCCGGAAGGACTGAGGGCGCGAGCCCTCGAAAAAGAGACGGCGGCCGAAGCCGCCGCGAAGTCGAGTTTGCAAAAGGAGTGGTCGCATGGCCGACGCACAGCCGCAAGATGCTTGGGGGCCGCCAAAGGCGGAGCCCACTCACCTCGTCGAAGAAACCCTGACGGCATGGCGCTCGATGAGCACGCGGATTCGCGCGCTCGCGGCGCGTGACGGTCTCAACCGGTCCGAGGTCGCACGCCGCGCAGACGTGCCCCTCGGCACCTTCACGCCCGTTATCGACGGCACCTACACCGGCAACTATGCGAACCAAGTCGCGAAGATCACGCGCTGGCTCGACAGCGTGGAAGAGGTCCGCAGCCGGGTTACGCCGTTCCCAGACGACCCGGTCTACGTCGAGACGCCGACCTCGCGCGAAGTCGTCGACACGCTGCTCTACGCCCAGACGATGCCGCTTATGGCGGTCGTCACGTTGGGCTCGGGCATGGGCAAGACGAAGACGGCCGAGCACTACGTCGCGACCCGGCCGTCATCCTACCTCGTGACCATGCGTCCGCAGACGGCGGGCGTGCATCGCATGCTGCAGGAGATAGCGCTCTCGCTCGACATCAACGAGCGAAACGGCGCGAAACTCGACCGCGCGATCGGCGGCAAGCTGAAGCGCAACGGCCGACAGACGCTCCTCATCGTCGATGAGGCCCAGAACCTGCAAGACATCGCGGTCGACCAGCTCCGGTTCTTCCTCGACGTCTACAAGTGCGGGATCGTTCTGCTCGGCAACGAGGAGATCTACTCGCGGTTCGGCAAGACCGACCTGCGGGACGGTTACGGCCAGATCCACCGCCGGATCGGCAAGCGCCTGCGTCGCCTGACGCCGCTCGCGGGCGACGTCGAGGCCATCATCGACGCCTGGGGCGTGAAGGACGACGGCGCGCGCAAACTGCTACGCGCGGTCGGCCGTAAGGCCGGAACGCTTGGGCAGATGAGCCAGACAATCAAGCTGGCGACGGTGCTCGCCGCCGGCGACGGCGCCGAGCTGACGAAGGCGCACGTCGAGAAGGCGTGGGAGAACCGCGGCGGCGAGGAGGCCCGGCCATGAGCGGGGATCTCACGTTGGCGAAGGTCCGCCAGACCGTCTCGACCTTCTACAGGGTGAGCGTGAACGAGATCCTGTCGCCGAGCCGGCGCCGGGAGACGATGGAGGCCCGCAGCGTCGGGATCTATCTCGCTCGCGAGCACACGCCGCACGCGCTCGAGACGATCGGCCGGCGTTTCGGCCGCTGCGGCCACACCTCTGCGCTCGTCGCGATCGACCGCGTCAAGAACCGCCTGCACGACGACGACGACTTCCGAGCGCGCCTCGAAGCCGTCGAGGCGCTCATGATGAAGCCGCCGGCGGAGGCCGTCGCATACGACGGGCCTCCGATCGAGCCCTTCGAGCAGCAAAGCCCCGCCATGACGCTTCGGCGCGCCGTGGCGGACGTCCTGGCGGCGATGGACGACATCAACAACCGCGGCGGAGCAGAGGCGCGCCGCCGCAGGGACGAAGCGCTCCACGAGCTGCGCTTCACGTACGAGGCGACCGCCCGCGGAGACGCCCGGTGATCGCCCAGGCCGCCTACGTCGGTTTCGATCCGGAGGAAGAGCCGCTGCGCGTGCGTCGCGGCTACCTTGGTTCCGACGCCGTCGAGGCGCCGCGCCCCCGGCGGCGGCCGTCGCTCAGCAAACTGAGCCGCGCCGACGTCGCCGAGATCAAGCGCCTCCTTGGCGAGCGGCACGACACGTTCGCCGTCGCCCGCCTCACCGGCTTCCAGGAAGCCGACGTCTACAACGTGCTCGCCCGGCGGCGTCGCCCGGCGCGCCCTTCCAACAGCCACACAGGAGATCGGGCATGACCCCCGAAACCACGACCATTGCGGCCGAGGCCGCCCCTGCTCCCGGCGTCGTCGTCGTCGGGACGGAAGAGTTCATGCGGAACAGCTCGGGCCACCTCGTGCCGCTCGAGCTCGTGAAGCCGATCGACAAGCTGACCGATCAGGCCGTGCGCAAAATCCTCGGCTACGCCCACGACCTCTCGGCGCAGATCGCCCGGTTCAAGGGCCATTCCTTCACCGACGTCGCGACGCTGCAGGACCTCGTCGCCGAACTGTACCAAGCGAAGCTCGGCGGCCAGAAGGGCAACGTCACGCTCACCACCGTCGACGGCTGCGGAAAGGTCGTCGTCCAGGTCCAGGACCAGATCTCGTTCGGGCCGGAGCTGCAGGCGGCGAAGACGCTCGTCGACGAGTGCATCACCAACTGGTCGGAGGGCTCCCGCGCCGAGATCCGCGCGCTCGTGGATCACGCCTTCCAAGTCGACCGCGAGGGCCAGATCAACCGCAGCGCTCTGTTCCAGCTCCGGCGGATCAAGATCGAGGACGAGACCTGGGCGCGCGCCATGGAGGCGCTGAGCGACTCCATCCGCGTGATCGGTTCGCAGACGTACATGCGCTTCTACGAGCGGCCCGACCCGAAGGCGCGCTGGGAGCCCGTGTCGATCGACATGGCTTCGGCGTGAGGGAGGCGACCATGCAGTTCGCATCCCCGATCGACGGCGTGTTCGCCGCCAGCCTCAACATCATCTGCCCGCCGTCCGACCGCGACGGCGTGGTGGTGCTCTCCCTCGTCTGCCGGAAGGACGTCGCGAGAAGCATGCACGACGCCATGGCGAGCAAGCTCGCCCTCGGCGATCTCGACTTCAGCGCCCTGCGGTCCGTCGAACCGGCGCCGGCGTTCGAACGCGGTTCGAAGGTCTTTGCGGCGTGGCACGACCCGGAGGTTGGCGAGGTCGAGATCCCGGCCGAAGTGCTCGGGATCGAAGACGACACTCGCCGCCGCATCCGGACGCTGAAGGGCATCGTCACGGTGCTCCACATCCGCGACCTCAAGCCGAGGAGCGCGTGATGGCCGACGTCGTGGACCCTGCGGAGATCGTGTGCGGGGCTTTGCAGGCGGAGGGCTTGCCGCCCAGAGCTTCGGCGCGGCTGACGATCGCGCTGCTCGACAAGCTCCGTCTCGGCAGCTGGCAGTTCGTCCACGCGACGAACCGGCGCGAGCTGATCAGCTACCGGGCGGGCGCGGCCGAGGCGGAAGCCTCGGCCGCGCCGCCTGAAGCCGACGCTGTGGAGGCCTGACCATGGTCGCCTACAGCTTCAAGGCGGGCTTCGTCCCGAAGATTCAGACGTTCGAGAAGCTGCAGACGATCCGCCTGCCCCGCAAGCGGCACGCGCGACCCGGCGAGCCTGTCCAGCTCTATCAGGGCATGCGGACCCGCCATTGCGAAAAGATCATCACCGACCCCGTCTGCGTCGGGGTCGACGAGGTCCGCATCGATCTGCGTCTGCTCGACGGCCGCGCGCCGTACGCTGTCCCCGACTTCAGCGGCTTCGTCGTCGTGAACGGCATTCCCGTGCCGGACGCCGAGGCCGACGCCTACGCGACCTCGGACGGGTTCGGCCCCATCGGGAAGACAGCGCGCCCGATCGTCCGGATGACGCGCTGGTGGATGCTGCATCACGGCGTCGTCGTGTTTGACGGCGTCGCAATCCGGTGGCGGCCGGAGCAAATCGGTGGAGCGGTCGATGCTTAGCCTACGCGATCAAGCCGCGCAGATAAGCCAAGTGTTCCTTGGCATAACGGCTAAAAGTCAACGGCTCAACGTCTGGGATAGGTCGCGTCAGCAACCCGTCCTCCAAACTGTCGAGCCTCTCGCGAACTACTTTCAACGTTTCTGCGCTCTGCGCGCTGTCTTTCAAAATTTGAACGAGCAAAAGCTCAAGGACGATCAGCCGAGCCTGCGAGCGAATGATATCATCCGCGGTCATCAAAGGGCGCCGTCGCCACATACTTCAGGTCCTTTCGAGCAAAGCTGTCTTGGTCGGGGTCATCAGTGAGCCCGACAGTTACCCAGATCAAGAAGATCCACGCCCTTTCCCGCAACGCCGGGCTGGACGAGGACACCCGCCGCGACCTGATGGAGCGGGAGGTCGGCGTCCGCTCCACGAAGGACATGACGGCCGCGCAGGCGATCCGCGTGATCGACCGGCTGAAAGTGATCGCGGGCGATCGCGCGAAGCCGGCCACCCGGAAACCCGCCGCTTCGGGCAAGGGCGCGCTCGCCCTTGAAGGGCCCTTCGTCGCCGTGATCCGGGCGCTCTGGATCTCGGGCCACGCCCTCGGCGTGATCGAGAACCCGTCCGACACGGCGATGGTCGCCTTCGTCGAGCGCCAGACGGGCATCCAGAACATGGCGTGGGTCCGCGATCCCCGCGACGGCCGCAAGGCGATTGAGGGCATGAAGGCGTGGCTCGCGCGCGCCGGCGGCGTCGTGTGGCGCCGCGAGGACGAGACCGGCCACGGCCGCAAGCTCGCCGTTTATCTCGCCCTCCGCCGGCTGCTGACGGCCGCCGGCGTCGACCCGCAGTTCATCGACTTTCCCGGCCGCATCGGCGTGCGCTCGCTCGACGAGGCGCGGCTTGACGCGCTGATCCGCGACGGCGGCGAGCGCCTCGCCCAGGCGCGCCGGGAGGCATGACAGATGCGCCCCGCCTCGATCGAGCAGCTGACAGCGCGGATCGAACGGAAGCGGCGGGCGCATCGGTCGATCGAGGGCGATCTCGCCCGGCTTCGAGATCTGCGCCACGCGCAGCTCGAGGTGGAAGTGGATCAGGCCCAGCGCGCGGCAGGCCGCCGGCGGCGGGCGCAGGACGGGTACCAACCGGAGCTCGAGCTCGATGACTGACCAGATCGTCTCCGACCATGCGGTCTTAAGGTTCCTCGAGCGCGTCTATCAGGTCGACGTCGAGGCCTGCCGCGCCCAAATTGCGGATGCGACGGCAGCAGGCCGCGAGGCAGGAGCGCTTGTCGGTTCGCCGCCGCAGTTCGCCATCGTGATCGCCCGCGTTCGGTTCGTCGTCTCACGCGGCGCGATCGTCACGGCGCTTGCCCGCGACTGGAGCTTCTGTCCCCGGGGTTATCGCCGGCGGAACGGGCACCTCACCCGATGACCCGCCCGGCCGGCTTCCTCGCTGTCATGGCCGGACGGCGCTCGCCGCCGAAGGCGCTCGACTTCTTCCCGACGCCGCCCTGGGCGACGCGCGCCTTCGTCGAGTTCGTGCTCGCCCCCTCGCTTGAGTTCACTGGCTGGGAGCCTCGCGACCTGTGCGGCTGGGACCCGTGCTGCGGCGAAGGCCATATGGTCGAGACGCTGAAGGAAACGCTCGGTTCGTGCCGCGGCAGCGACGTCTTCGATTACGGCACCGGCTACGAGGTCGCCGACGCGCTGGAGCCCGGCGCGTTCGATCGGCCGTCCGACCTGATCGTCACGAATCCACCGTTCAACATCGCCGCCGGCATTGTGCTCGCGGCCCTGACATCGTCGTTCGCACCGCAACGTTTCGGCGTCTTCGTGCTGGTCAGAAGCCAGTGGTTCGGCGGGGGCACGCGGTTCCGGAAACTGTTCAGTCGGTTCCCGCCGACGATCCATGCGCCGTACGTCGAGCGCGTGCCCATGGTGGCGGGTCGGTACAACCCCAAGAAGTCGACCGCGACCGATTATTGCTGGCTTGGCTGGACGAAGAGCAGAGGCCGCCTAAGCGATCCGGTGACGTTCATTCCGCCCTGCCGGAAGCGCCTCGAGCTGTCGCGTGACATCCTGCGCTGGTGCCCGCCGGCAGACGCCCCGCTGTTCGATGGAGCGGTCGCGTGAAGTATTCGTGGCTGCCCCCAATGCTCGCAGACGTCGCCGAGGCCGCGGGCCTCGACGCGGCGCTCGCGCTCGCGACGGCGGCCGGCGGACGGCGTGTGACGATCCCGGCGCGCGCGAAGAACGGACACTGGCTCGTCGAGGCGGTCGGTCGTGAGGCGGCCGACAAGATCTGCGCGCACTTCCGGACGATCAACGCGGACGGCCGCGAGACCGGCGCCCGGCAGATCGTGATCCCGATGGGACCGGGCTCGGTGGTCAAGGCCGCGAAGCGCCAGCTCGCCCGCAACATCGAGGCCGGCATGACGGTCCGGAAGGCGGCGCAGGCCGCCGGAATGCACGAGCGGACGGGCTTCCGGGTGAAGCGGCGGCTGGACGGCCGCGACGCCGTCGATCCGAACCAGACGTCGCTTCTGGACCTCTTCGAGCCGTCTTCGAAGGCCCGTCGCTGACGCTTAGGGCTGACAGCTGTCAGCCCCCGAAATCCCGGCTCCGAAGGGGATGGTGACGACAAGAACGCCGCGTCGCGCGGCTCTCGTCAAGCCCCGGAGCATCCCTTGTCCCTCGAACCTCTCTGGCTCGCCGCCGCCCGGCGGGACCTTGGTCTGCGCGAGATCGTCGGGTCCCGCGACGAGCCCCGCATTGTCAACTTCTTCGCCGAGGCCGGCCACCCCTACGTGAAGGACGACGAGACCGCGTGGTGCGCGGCCTTCGTCAACGCCAAGCTGAAGGAGGCCGGAATCGCCGGCACCGGCAAGCTCAACGCGCGCTCCTTCCTCGCCTGGGGCCAGCCGCTCAAGACGCCGGCGCCCGGCGCGATCGTCGTCTTCAAGCGCGGCAATTCCGCGTGGCAGGGCCACGTCGCGTTCTACCTCGGCGACACCGGCGACAAGATCGTCGTTCTCGGCGGCAATCAGGCCAACTCGGTCTCCGAGGCGCGCTACGCCAAGGCGAGCCTGCTCGGCTACCGCTGGGCCAACGGCGTCGCGCTGCCCGTGGGCGGTCCCGCTAAGCCGCTGAAGGCCGGGCTCCCACGGCTGCAGATCGGCTCGAACAGCAACGACGTCCGCGTCTGGCAGGAGCAGCTCAACGCGCTCGGCGCATCGCCGCAGCTCAAGGCGGACGGCAAATTCGGACCGCTCACCCGGACGGCGACGGCCGCCTTCCAAAAGTCACAACAGCTGTCGGACGACGGCGTGGTCGAGGACGGCGAATGGAACGCCGCCGCGACCGCGCTCGAGCGTCTCGGCTGACCGGAGGCGGCGATGCTCAGAACCGTCTTCGCCTTCTTCCTCGAGACCGTCGAGGTGGTGCTCGTCGCCTGCGCGATCGTGTTCTTCGCGGTCGTGCTGGGCGTTGCGCTGTCCGGCCTGGTCGCGGCGCAGGAGGTCGGCTCCACGCTGACCGGTGCGCCGCCGTGGTGGATCTCGCTGCTGACGGAACTTGCGGCCGGCGTCGTCCTGACCCTCGCGGCGCCGGCCGCCTTTCTCGCCGTCGGCGTGCTGGCGCGCCTGTTCAAGCGCTTCGGCTTTGATCTCGACGAGCGCCGGCGCAACCGCCTGCAGGCGATCGTCGAGGCCGGCATCATGGGCGCCGTGGCCCGCCGCAGCCTCACGCGGACGCAGGTCGGCATCGCGCTGGGCGAGCGCGAAGCGATCCTCGAAGAGGCGACCGCCTACGTGAAGCGTCACGGCGCCGACACGCTGAAAGACCTCAAAGCGCCGAAGGACGCCGACGATCTGAAGAAGATCGTCGAGGCCCGCGGCGGTCATCTTCTCGTTTCGCAGCAGTGAGCTTCCCGTGTCCGACTTCGTGATCATCCATACGCTGAACTACGGCCGGAGCACGGTCGCGCGCTTCCTCGACAGCGCGCTGACCTGGGCGCTCCGCTTTATCGATAGCTTCTTCGCCGCTCCGGGCATCCGTGGCGTCGACCTCGGCCTGTCGCTGATCGCCGGCGGCTGGGTCTGGTCGATCGCGCATAACCCGGTGACGATGGAGCGGCTGACCTATGCCGGGCTGTCGTTCATGACCCGGCAAGCGTCGGTCGGCGTGTTCGCCCTCCTCGCGGTGGTCCATCTCATCAGCTACCTCAATCCTCACGCGCGGTTCTGGCGCGTGTTTTGGCTCGGCGTTTCGTCCTGGGTCTGGGCGGTGATCGGCTCGTTCATGGCCTGGGCGGTCACGACCGGCGGCGTCACCTACCTCGTCGTGGGGTTCGTCGCGTTCATCGGCGCCATCTACGTCGAGCGGTCGCACCGCTGATGGACGCCGAGGCCGTCAAAGCGCTCGTGAAGGCGGCCGAAGGTTCGGACTCGGTGTGGGTGACGGGCCTCGCCCTCGTCATCCTCGCGGTGCTCGTTGCGAACCGCTTCGGCTTGTTCGCCTTCCTGAGCGGCGGGCGCACCGCAGTCCAGGCGACCGACTTCCAGCAGAAGCTGCTGGACGCGCTCGAGGCGAGCCATCAGCGCGAGGACGCGATGGCGCGGAAGCTCACCGAGATGGCGGGCCAGAACGACGAACTGCGGGGCGATGTGCAGGACGCGCGCTTCGAGATCCACATGCTTCGCCAGCAGGTCAGGCTGCTGCTCGAGTGGATCAAGCAGTTGAAGGCCGGCGTTATCGGCCTCGACGCGCCGCTTCCCGAGATCTCGGCGCCGGAGGCCAAGACATGACGGAAGCCCCAATCGAGATCGACGCCGCGGTGATGTTCTTCGTGATGATCACGATCGCGTTCTTCGTCTTCATGGCGGTGTGGGGCGTCGCCCGCAACTCCGCCTCCCTACGCGACATGACCGAGGTCAAGGCGCGGCTGACGACCATGGAGACGTCCTCGGTCGACGTCTCCAACCGGCTGGGCGCGCTGGAGACGCAGGTCTCACACCTCCCGACCGCCGAACATGTCCACCGCATCGACGTCCAGCTCGAAGGCGTGAAGACGGTCGTGCAGACGACCGCCAAACAAATCGACCGGATGTACGACCACATGATGAGCGCGCGCGCGCCATCGCCCTCAGACGGGACGAGCTGATGCTGAGTTTCAAGGAACGGATGCTTCAGGAGGCGCGCCTCGTGATGGTGCGCGAGCTGGGCCGCCAGACGAGCGGTCGCCTGCCGGTGCGGGCGTTCGAGGCGGTGCTCGAGGTCGAGGGCCATACCGAGCACTCGCCCGAATGGATCATGACCCAGCTCGCGTTCCTCGAGCAGATCGGGGTCGTCCGCCGGATCAAGGTGGGCGAGAGCGAGACGGCGACGATCGCCCAGCTGACGGATCTCGGCGAACGCTTCCTCAAGCGTCGCGTGGAGATCGCCGGCATCAAGCGTCCCGACTTCGACGTCGAAATCTGAGGAGCGCGCCCATGTCCACCGTCAATCCCGACGACATCGCGAAAGAGCAGCTGACTGCCTTCGTGGAGCGCATCGAGCGGCTCGAGGACGAGAAGGCCGGCATCACCGAGGACATCAAAGAGGTCTACGCCGAGGCCAAGGGCAACGGCTTCGACGTCAAGGTGCTGCGGAAGGTGATCTCGCTGCGTAAGCAGGACTCCGACGAGCGCGTGGAGATGGAGACGATCCTCGACCTCTATCTGCAAGCCCTCGGCATGCCGACCGCGAGCTGACGCCGATGGACGGCCGTCGCGACCGCCTCAGCTCGCTCGACCTCGTGCCCGAGCACGCCCAGGACGACATCGTCTGGGCGGTGCGCGAGATGAACAAGCGCACCCGCACGAACGCCGACATCCTGTTCGAGCTGAACGACAAGCTCGCGGTGAAAGGCGTGCCGCCGATCTCCTCGTCGGCGTTCGGCCGGAAGGCCGTCCGGCTTAAAG is drawn from Methylopila sp. 73B and contains these coding sequences:
- a CDS encoding ParB/RepB/Spo0J family partition protein — translated: MSMTAAADFRAIEIARIDDDDRLRPVDEAYVAMIAASMAATGLSEPIIVRPHPTAEGRFKLVAGAHRLAGGRLNEWTEIPAIVRELEDAEAQLVEIDENLMRRELGPLDRAIFLAKRKVVWEALYPATKNGGDPKTKKTLRDSQMANLAIRFSKDASEKTGLSERSIRRATSLVASLTPDALRLARQTYLARHGGDLAALAAMDPAEQVAAASKIASGEIKTLSSYRPAPKRPADEVHFEKMVDLWSRTGTKVRRRFLAHIGVETPKKPALSVANDAADLDEVG
- a CDS encoding transposase domain-containing protein is translated as MREWVSVAEIIALRHPALPEDRRGVDRMALERGWRADAQRAQLVPGRGREGGEWRYHVSLLPLEVRSALLAAGMAEVAGAAPQAAPESPSKALWDRFERLPQAQKDEARRRLAAVDRVEVLSRDATRQVAVATVAAEVGVSIRTLYDWLKVADDVHRGDRLAALAPKHAGRTATADCDPRAWDFLVALWLQPEQRVFDSCDRRMREAAVEHGWSPIPSSKTLKRRLDRDIPRAVQVLARKGADAAKALYPHQTRDRTVFHAMEAVNADGHMFDVFVKWADGTIARPTMVAVQDLYSGVIVGHRLARSENWTAVRHAFADAIESFGVPEQCWLDNGRAFASKWLTGGSKTRFRFKIRDDEPAGILTSLGVKVHFATPYHGQAKPIERAFRDLCEEIAKHPTCAGAYTGNSPMAKPDNYGSKAVPEEAFRALVATEIRRHNERQGRRTKVAAGRSFFDAFKASLENGALVRKATAAQRRLFLMAAEGVTARKNNGEIQLAGNRYWADPMSEFAGRKVIARFDPEDLLLPIAVYATDGRFICEASCFEAEGFNDMAAAQDHARLKRAWLRAQREMLSAERRLSISDVAALIPTPTPEPLPTPSVVRLVANGEARPVEPIGDQESWSGSESFSRAMRMLGDSADVLPFGRKD
- a CDS encoding AAA family ATPase, with protein sequence MADAQPQDAWGPPKAEPTHLVEETLTAWRSMSTRIRALAARDGLNRSEVARRADVPLGTFTPVIDGTYTGNYANQVAKITRWLDSVEEVRSRVTPFPDDPVYVETPTSREVVDTLLYAQTMPLMAVVTLGSGMGKTKTAEHYVATRPSSYLVTMRPQTAGVHRMLQEIALSLDINERNGAKLDRAIGGKLKRNGRQTLLIVDEAQNLQDIAVDQLRFFLDVYKCGIVLLGNEEIYSRFGKTDLRDGYGQIHRRIGKRLRRLTPLAGDVEAIIDAWGVKDDGARKLLRAVGRKAGTLGQMSQTIKLATVLAAGDGAELTKAHVEKAWENRGGEEARP
- a CDS encoding helix-turn-helix domain-containing protein, giving the protein MSGDLTLAKVRQTVSTFYRVSVNEILSPSRRRETMEARSVGIYLAREHTPHALETIGRRFGRCGHTSALVAIDRVKNRLHDDDDFRARLEAVEALMMKPPAEAVAYDGPPIEPFEQQSPAMTLRRAVADVLAAMDDINNRGGAEARRRRDEALHELRFTYEATARGDAR
- a CDS encoding DUF3164 family protein, which codes for MTPETTTIAAEAAPAPGVVVVGTEEFMRNSSGHLVPLELVKPIDKLTDQAVRKILGYAHDLSAQIARFKGHSFTDVATLQDLVAELYQAKLGGQKGNVTLTTVDGCGKVVVQVQDQISFGPELQAAKTLVDECITNWSEGSRAEIRALVDHAFQVDREGQINRSALFQLRRIKIEDETWARAMEALSDSIRVIGSQTYMRFYERPDPKARWEPVSIDMASA
- a CDS encoding regulatory protein GemA encodes the protein MSPTVTQIKKIHALSRNAGLDEDTRRDLMEREVGVRSTKDMTAAQAIRVIDRLKVIAGDRAKPATRKPAASGKGALALEGPFVAVIRALWISGHALGVIENPSDTAMVAFVERQTGIQNMAWVRDPRDGRKAIEGMKAWLARAGGVVWRREDETGHGRKLAVYLALRRLLTAAGVDPQFIDFPGRIGVRSLDEARLDALIRDGGERLAQARREA
- a CDS encoding TIGR02594 family protein, coding for MSLEPLWLAAARRDLGLREIVGSRDEPRIVNFFAEAGHPYVKDDETAWCAAFVNAKLKEAGIAGTGKLNARSFLAWGQPLKTPAPGAIVVFKRGNSAWQGHVAFYLGDTGDKIVVLGGNQANSVSEARYAKASLLGYRWANGVALPVGGPAKPLKAGLPRLQIGSNSNDVRVWQEQLNALGASPQLKADGKFGPLTRTATAAFQKSQQLSDDGVVEDGEWNAAATALERLG
- a CDS encoding DUF2730 family protein — its product is MTEAPIEIDAAVMFFVMITIAFFVFMAVWGVARNSASLRDMTEVKARLTTMETSSVDVSNRLGALETQVSHLPTAEHVHRIDVQLEGVKTVVQTTAKQIDRMYDHMMSARAPSPSDGTS
- a CDS encoding DUF2312 domain-containing protein — protein: MSTVNPDDIAKEQLTAFVERIERLEDEKAGITEDIKEVYAEAKGNGFDVKVLRKVISLRKQDSDERVEMETILDLYLQALGMPTAS